The following proteins are co-located in the Malus sylvestris chromosome 13, drMalSylv7.2, whole genome shotgun sequence genome:
- the LOC126596801 gene encoding peroxisomal fatty acid beta-oxidation multifunctional protein MFP2-like, with protein MGSSGKGRTVLEVGADGVALITIINPPVNSLSIDVLFSLKDSYEEALRRNDVKAIVVTGAKGKFSGGFDITAFGGLQEGQKQEPKPGFISVEVITDIVEGARKPSVAAIDGLALGGGLEVAMACHARISTPTAQLGLPELQLGLIPGFGGTQRLPRLVGISKALEMMLTSKPVKGEEAHDLGLVDAIASPDQLVSTARRWALDILEHRRPWVASLHKTDKLEPLGEAREILKFARAQVRKQAPNLKHPLVCIDVVEEGIASGGRSGLWKEAESFQGLLRSDTCKNLVHVFFAQRGTSKVPGVTDRGLMPRRVTKVAVIGGGLMGSGIATALILSGYPVILKEVNDKFLQAGIGRVRANLQSRVKKGKMTQEKFEKTTSILKGVLDYDSFRDVDMVIEAVIEKVSLKQQIFADLEKYCPQHCILASNTSTIDLNLIGEKTKSHDRIIGAHFFSPAHVMPLLEIVRTNQTSPQVIVDLLEVGKRIKKTPVVVGNCTGFAVNRMFFPYTQAALLLVEHGADVYQIDRVITKFGMPMGPFRLADLVGFGVAIATGTQFVVNFTERTYKSMLIPLMQEDGRAGETTRKGFYTYDDRRKASPDPQLKGYIEKSRSISGVSIDSKLLKLSEKDIVEMIFFPVVNEACRVLAEGIAVKAADLDIAAIMGMGFPPYRGGILFWADLLGSKYIYSRLEEWSNTYGEFFKPCAYLAERASNGASLGSPSKQSKSRL; from the exons ATGGGCAGCAGCGGAAAGGGCCGGACAGTTCTGGAAGTGGGAGCCGATGGCGTGGCTCTCATCACCATCATCAACCCACCTGTCAATTCCCTCTCAATCGATG TGTTATTCAGCTTGAAAGACAGTTATGAGGAGGCCTTGAGAAGAAATGATGTGAAGGCGATTGTTGTAACAG GTGCTAAAGGAAAATTTTCGGGGGGTTTCGATATTACTGCTTTTGGTGGACTCCAAGAGGGGCAGAAGC AGGAGCCGAAGCCCGGTTTTATATCCGTGGAGGTTATCACTGACATTGTTGAAG GTGCTAGGAAACCGTCAGTTGCCGCCATTGATGGCCTTGCACTGGGGGGAGGTTTGGAGGTGGCAATG GCATGCCATGCCCGAATATCGACTCCTACTGCACAATTAGGGTTGCCCGAGCTGCAGCTTGGGCTCATTCCTGGATTTGGAG GAACACAACGGCTTCCACGTCTTGTTGGAATCTCAAAGGCACTTGAGATGATGCTG ACATCAAAACCAGTTAAAGGGGAAGAGGCTCATGATTTAGGCCTTGTTGATGCTATTGCTTCACCTGATCAGTTGGTAAGCACTGCACGTAGGTGGGCGTTGGATATCCTGGAGCATAGAAGACCGTGGGTTGCTAGTCTTCACAAAACTGACAAGTTAGAGCCCCTTGGAGAAGCTAGGGAAATACTTAAATTTGCAAGAGCTCAAGTCCGGAAGCAGGCTCCCAATCTCAAACACCCATTGGTTTGTATTGATGTTGTTGAGGAGGGTATAGCTTCTGGTGGTCGGTCTGGACTTTGGAAG GAGGCTGAATCATTTCAAGGACTTCTGCGTTCTGACACTTGCAAGAACTTAGTCCACGTCTTCTTTGCTCAACGTGGAACATCAAAG GTACCTGGGGTTACTGATCGTGGTTTGATGCCTAGACGAGTGACTAAGGTTGCTGTCATTGGTGGAGGGTTAATGGGATCTGGAATAGCTACTGCATTGATTCTTAGTGGTTATCCTGTGATCTTGAAAGAAGTAAATGATAAGTTCTTGCAGGCTGGGATTGGTAGAGTCAGAG CCAATCTGCAGAGCCGCGTCAAGAAGGGGAAAATGACCCAAGAAAAGTTTGAGAAGACGACCTCTATTCTTAAGGGTGTCCTGGATTATGATAGCTTTAGAGATGTGGATATGGTCATAGAG GCCGTTATTGAGAAGGTTTCTCTAAAGCAGCAGATTTTTGCTGATCTTGAAAAATATTGCCCACAACACTGCATACTCGCAAGTAATACTTCCACAATCGACTTGAACCTCATTGGAGAGAAAACCAAGTCTCATGATCGGATTATTGGTGCCCATTTCTTTAG TCCGGCACATGTCATGCCGCTTCTGGAAATTGTTCGTACTAATCAGACATCTCCCCAAGTTATTGTTGATTTGCTAGAAGTTGggaaaagaataaagaaaaccCCAGTGGTTGTTGGGAATTGCACAGGATTTGCTGTGAACAGAATGTTCTTTCCTTATACGCAAGCTGCTCTCTTGCTTGTTGAACATGGTGCCGATGTTTATCAGATTGATAGGGTAATCACCAAATTCGGAATGCCTATGGGCCCATTCAG ATTGGCTGATCTGGTTGGGTTTGGCGTGGCAATTGCAACTGGCACACAATTTGTTGTGAACTTTACTGAGCGGACATATAAATCAATGCTAATCCCTTTGATGCAGGAGGATGGGAGGGCAG GTGAAACTACACGAAAGGGGTTCTATACTTATGATGACAGGCGCAAAGCTAGCCCAGATCCTCAGTTGAAAGGATATATTGAGAAGTCAAGGAGCATTTCGGGTGTTTCCATAGATTctaag CTACTGAAGTTATCAGAAAAGGACATTGTTGAGATGATATTTTTCCCTGTCGTAAATGAGGCATGCCGGGTGCTTGCTGAAGGCATTGCTGTGAAAGCTGCCGACCTTGACATTGCTGCAATTATGGGCATGGGTTTCCCACCATACAG GGGAGGTATCTTGTTCTGGGCTGATTTACTTGgatccaaatatatatattcacgATTGGAGGAATGGTCAAATACTTATGGTGAATTTTTCAAGCCTTGCGCCTATTTGGCTGAAAGAGCTTCAAACGGGGCTTCTCTG GGTTCTCCGTCGAAGCAATCAAAATCTCGGTTATAA